The following are from one region of the Coffea eugenioides isolate CCC68of chromosome 2, Ceug_1.0, whole genome shotgun sequence genome:
- the LOC113761026 gene encoding cell division cycle protein 123 homolog, whose translation MREEEVNRCQIQEWYPKFKSVSIRTLIHELPESFIEYLNDSGPFVLPVSIADDDALPNRIRKPEDEEDYEVHEGSDNEAESPPTPPSFPELEIKIKESIQSLGGAVFPKLNWSAPKDSAWISSTGNLKCSSFSEVVLLLRSSDSLIHDLCHAYDSCSDKTASRPQKFFLALRKWYASLRPEMEFRCFICNGLLVGISQREVTGFYPALLDKKDDIKQMIQDFYSDKLQGKFESESYAFDVYVTADGRVKLLDFNPWGGSTLPLLFDWEELEENLKEEGKVLEFRMIESQCGVRPGMRTAVPYDYLDTSPGSGWDQFFNKANEEFRQQTMSAEAGA comes from the coding sequence ATGAGGGAAGAAGAAGTAAATAGATGTCAGATTCAGGAGTGGTACCCTAAGTTCAAGTCGGTGTCCATTAGAACCCTTATCCATGAGCTTCCTGAATCCTTCATCGAGTACCTCAACGATTCCGGTCCATTTGTTCTTCCAGTTTCTATTGCAGATGATGATGCCTTACCTAATAGAATCCGCAAACCTGAAGACGAAGAGGATTATGAAGTGCACGAAGGTTCTGATAATGAAGCAGAAAGTCCCCCAACTCCCCCTTCTTTCCCGGAACTTGAGATAAAGATTAAAGAATCAATACAATCCCTTGGGGGTGCTGTCTTTCCCAAGCTTAACTGGAGTGCTCCTAAAGACTCTGCTTGGATCAGTTCTACTGGGAACCTCAAGTGCTCCTCTTTCAGCGAGGTTGTACTTTTGCTACGATCATCAGACTCCCTGATCCATGATCTTTGTCATGCATATGATTCATGTAGTGATAAGACAGCATCAAGACCCCAAAAGTTTTTTCTTGCACTTCGCAAATGGTATGCATCTTTGCGACCTGAGATGGAGTTTCGTTGCTTCATTTGTAATGGGCTCCTTGTTGGGATATCCCAGCGTGAGGTTACTGGATTTTATCCTGCGCTTCTTGACAAGAAAGATGATATAAAACAGATGATCCAGGATTTTTATAGTGATAAATTGCAAGGCAAATTTGAGTCAGAAAGCTATGCATTTGATGTATATGTTACTGCAGATGGACGAGTTAAGCTTTTGGATTTTAATCCTTGGGGCGGATCCACCTTGCCGCTGCTATTTGATTGGGAAGAATTGGAAGAGAATCTGAAAGAAGAGGGAAAGGTTTTGGAGTTTAGAATGATAGAGAGCCAGTGTGGAGTTCGACCAGGTATGAGAACTGCAGTTCCCTATGATTACCTGGATACGAGTCCAGGGAGTGGTTGGGATCAGTTCTTCAATAAAGCTAATGAAGAGTTTAGGCAACAGACCATGTCTGCGGAAGCAGGTGCTTGA
- the LOC113761027 gene encoding tubulin-folding cofactor B has product MASSLQNIQGDDSVLLRVTHSNIKTFSADVRFSLEMSVEAVKDKLWKKCGTSVDSMCLQLYDDTGAKVADIHDNTRPFGFYSPLAGYRLHVIDLDPSSVTSGGWLEDTSLVEKYTISDEAYGKRDGTFRKFKEKLAQQNPSLLEPKIADNYMEDLCTNIKVGDRCEVEPGEKRGEVKFVGRAESLAPGFWVGVQFDEPLGKHDGKQKGKRYFDCPPLHGVMVRPDKVKVGDYPERDPFEEDEI; this is encoded by the exons ATGGCTTCCAGTCTACAGAACATTCAAGGAGATGACTCGGTTCTTTTACGCGTAACTCATTCTAACATCAAGACCTTTTCTGCTGATGTCCGCTTCTCTCTTGAG ATGTCAGTAGAAGCTGTAAAAGATAAGTTGTGGAAAAAGTGTGGTACTTCTGTAGATTCAATGTGCCTTCAGCTCTATGATGATACTGGTGCCAAAGTTGCAGACATCCATGATAACACCAGACCATTTGGTTTTTATTCCCCGTTGGCCGG TTACCGGCTGCATGTTATTGATCTTGATCCCTCATCAGTAACTTCTGGTGGTTGGTTGGAGGATACTTCTCTTGTGGAAAAATACACGATCTCTGACGAAGCTTATGGAAAACGTGATG GTACATTCAGAAAGTTCAAGGAAAAACTAGCACAGCAAAATCCTTCCCTTCTGGAGCCTAAA ATAGCGGACAACTACATGGAAGATCTTTGCACGAACATTAAG GTAGGAGATAGATGTGAAGTTGAACCTGGGGAGAAAAGAGGTGAGGTGAAATTTGTTGGTCGTGCTGAATCACTTGCACCTGGTTTCTGGGTTGGAGTTCAGTTTGATGAACCACTAGGAAAACATGATGGCAA GCAGAAAGGAAAGCGCTATTTTGATTGCCCGCCACTTCATGGTGTGATGGTCAGACCTGACAAAGTAAAG GTTGGTGACTATCCGGAGCGAGATCCGTTTGAAGAGGATGAGATATGA
- the LOC113763972 gene encoding protein unc-50 homolog, which produces MLPTTSKGRTSSNARPNSPFPHYLRRIVKWQQMDIEYTFWQMLHLCTSPKVVYQHTKYHKQTKNQWARDDPAFVVICSLLLVVSTSAYCAAYDHSVGHAVYVVLSVLLFHLLMTGAILATCCWFLTNNYLREEVPNSHVVEQRVEWLYAFDVHCNSFFPMFVLLYVIHYFLSPLLIAHGFIPVLLSNLLFMVAASYYHYLNFLGYDVLPFLERTTFFLYPIGVVIVLSPILILIGFNPSRYVMNMYFSQLE; this is translated from the exons ATGCTGCCAACTACATCAAAGGGGCGGACGAGCTCCAATGCCCGGCCCAATTCTCCTTTCCCTCATTATCTCCGTAGAATCGTCAAG TGGCAACAAATGGACATTGAATATACTTTCTGGCAAATGCTACATTTATGCACCTCGCCAAAAGTGGT ATATCAGCACACTAAATATCACAAGC AAACAAAGAATCAATGGGCACGTGATGATCCAGCATTCGTAGTGATATGCAGTCTTCTTTTGGTAGTTTCCACCTCAGCTTATTGTGCCGC GTATGATCATAGTGTGGGACACGCTGTTTATGTAGTTTTGTCAGTGTTGCTTTTTCATCTTTTGATGACTGGTGCAATTTTGGCTACATGTTGCTG GTTCTTGACCAACAATTATCTTCGTGAAGAAGTTCCAAACAGTCATGTGGTGGAGCAACGAGTGGAATG GTTGTACGCATTTGATGTACACTGCAACTCTTTCTTCCCAATGTTTGTTCTGCTATATG TCATACACTATTTTTTGTCACCTCTGCTGATAGCTCATGGTTTCATTCCTGTTTTGCTATCAAACTTGCTCTTCATGGTGGCTGCTTCCTACTATCACTACTTGAATTTTTTGGGTTATGATG TACTGCCTTTCTTGGAAAGAACAACCTTCTTCCTATACCCAATTGGTGTCGTAATTGTCCTCTCACCAATCT TGATTCTGATTGGTTTCAATCCGTCGAGATATGTCATGAATATGTACTTCAGTCAGTTGGAATAG
- the LOC113761289 gene encoding cinnamyl alcohol dehydrogenase 1: protein MQKMGSLEVEKETTGWAARDPSGILSPYTYTLRNTGPEDVYVRVICCGICHTDIHQIKNDLGMSNYPMVPGHEVVGEVVEVGSEVTKFRVGDCVGVGVIVGCCKTCRPCKADIEQYCNKKIWSYNDVYTDGRPTQGGFAGAMVVHQKFVVKIPDGMSAEQAAPLLCAGVTVYSPLNHFGLKESGLRGAILGLGGVGHMGVKIAKAMGHHVTVISSSNKKREEAIEHLGADEYVVSSDSARMQEFADSIDYIIDTIPVFHPLEPYLSLLKVDGKLILMGVINTPLQFVSPMVMLGRKTITGSFVGSIKETEEMLEFCKERELTSTIEVVKMDYVNAALERLEKNDVRYRFVVDVAGSKLEQ, encoded by the exons ATGCAGAAAATGGGGAGCTTGGAAGTGGAGAAGGAAACAACTGGATGGGCAGCAAGAGACCCTTCTGGGATTCTCTCACCCTACACCTACACTCTCAG AAACACAGGCCCTGAAGATGTTTATGTCAGGGTGATATGCTGTGGGATTTGCCATACGGATATTCACCAAATCAAAAATGACCTTGGCATGTCCAATTACCCCATGGTTCCAGG GCATGAAGTAGTTGGTGAGGTGGTTGAGGTGGGATCGGAGGTCACCAAATTCAGGGTAGGAGATTGCGTTGGAGTTGGCGTAATAGTTGGATGCTGCAAGACTTGTCGCCCATGCAAAGCAGACATAGAGCAGTACTGCAACAAGAAGATTTGGTCTTACAATGATGTCTACACCGACGGCAGACCAACCCAAGGGGGTTTTGCTGGTGCCATGGTtgttcatcaaaa GTTTGTTGTGAAAATACCAGATGGTATGTCAGCAGAGCAAGCGGCACCCCTGCTGTGTGCTGGGGTGACAGTATACAGTCCACTCAACCATTTTGGCCTAAAGGAAAGTGGATTAAGAGGAGCAATACTTGGACTGGGAGGAGTGGGGCATATGGGAGTAAAAATAGCAAAAGCCATGGGGCATCATGTTACGGTCATAAGCTCTTCCAATAAAAAGAGAGAGGAGGCCATCGAGCACCTTGGTGCGGATGAGTATGTGGTCAGCTCCGACAGCGCCCGGATGCAAGAGTTTGCCGACTCGATAGACTACATCATTGACACAATCCCTGTGTTTCACCCTCTCGAGCCTTACCTGTCTTTGTTGAAGGTGGATGGTAAATTGATTCTGATGGGCGTCATCAATACTCCATTGCAATTTGTCAGCCCAATGGTTATGCTAG GAAGGAAAACGATCACGGGAAGCTTTGTTGGTAGCATAAAAGAGACGGAAGAAATGCTTGAATTTTGCAAGGAAAGGGAGCTAACATCCACGATTGAAGTTGTGAAGATGGATTACGTCAACGCGGCCCTGGAAAGGTTGGAGAAAAATGATGTTAGGTACAGATTTGTGGTGGACGTTGCCGGCAGCAAGCTTGAGCAGTGA
- the LOC113760492 gene encoding RNA pseudouridine synthase 4, mitochondrial isoform X1: MADRSLLRRVILRSTPLGTVFALGKSRVLTCEEGRHLYSSTGCEKKLEPENEKTTISKKGNWYALPPFTPSVDGAALGKTIAHRQTEKKHKASDTTSTSTMTALKWVTRCCPELPRSLVQKLFRLRQVRRDSYNVEVQQRQLKRVAAKDLMNSGDRIVLPVSIQKVPSAKTDSTFSEEEMKFLHSMVLFKDPAVIVVNKPPGMPVQGGIGIKRSLDELAAKYLRFDDSESPRLVHRLDRDCSGILVMGRTQLSATTLHSIFREKTLEASEYDLDSKRRIVRKTYWALVIGSPRRSKGIISKPLGKVVVDNGKSDRITVVDDVQSSLAQYAVTEYEVIGSSCYGYSWLELSPLTGRKHQLRVHCAEVLGTPIVGDYKYGWQAHRNLKNPGPSALTWDHNEGLPEEGLDPFSLNLGNGSILDKQPRLHLHCREMVLPNISLALQRAKSITDLDLEDVKTIKFDAPLPSHMQKSWDALGS; the protein is encoded by the exons ATGGCGGATCGCTCTCTACTCCGCCGAGTCATTCTCCGTTCCACACCGCTGGGCACTGTTTTCGCATTAGGAAAATCACGTGTCTTAACATGTGAGGAAGGGCGACATCTCTACAGCAGCACCGGTTGTGAAAAGAAATTGGAGCCCGAGAATGAGAAAACTACTATTAGCAAGAAAGGTAATTGGTACGCATTGCCGCCGTTTACTCCCTCCGTCGACGGCGCTGCTCTTGGGAAGACGATTGCTCACCGCCAAACCGAGAAGAAACATAAAGCCTCCGACACCACCTCCACCTCGACCATGACGGCGCTCAAGTGGGTTACGCGATGCTGCCCTGAGCTGCCTCGGTCTCTTGTACAGAAACTCTTCCGCTTAAGACAG GTTCGGAGAGATTCTTACAATGTTGAAGTTCAACAACGTCAGCTCAAGAGG GTAGCAGCCAAGGACTTGATGAATTCCGGAGACAGAATAGTCCTACCTGTATCAATTCAAAAGGTTCCCTCAGCAAAAACTGATAGCACTTTCagtgaagaagaaatgaaattccTTCATAGCATGGTTCTGTTTAAG GATCCAGCTGTTATTGTCGTAAATAAACCCCCTGGAATGCCTGTTCAG GGTGGTATAGGCATCAAAAGAAGTTTGGATGAACTGGCGGCTAAGTATTTAAGGTTTGATGATTCGGAGTCTCCGCGCCTG GTGCACAGACTTGATAGAGATTGTAGTGGCATATTAGTGATGGGGAGAACACAGTTGAGTGCTACTACTCTACATTCTATCTTCCGTGAGAAAACTCTTGAAGCATCTGAATAT GATCTTGACAGTAAAAGACGAATAGTCCGAAAGACATATTGGGCTCTTGTCATTGGATCTCCTAGACGTTCAAAAGGAATAATCTCAAAGCCATTGGGAAAG GTGGTGGTGGACAATGGAAAATCTGACCGCATAACAGTTGTAGAtgatgttcaatcatcactgGCTCAGTATGCTGTGACAGAATATGAAGTTATTGGATCTTCTTGCTACG GCTACAGCTGGCTAGAGTTATCCCCTCTTACAGGCAGAAAGCACCAG CTACGTGTTCACTGTGCCGAGGTATTGGGTACACCAATAGTTGGGGATTACAAGTATGGCTGGCAAGCTCACAGGAACTTGAAAAATCCTGGTCCCTCTGCTCTCACTTGGGACCATAATGAGGGACTCCCTGAGGAAGGGCTAGATCCTTTCAGCCTTAATCTGGGTAATGGAAGCATCTTGGATAAGCAACCTCGCCTTCATCTGCACTGCAGAGAGATGGTCCTACCCAATATTTCTCTCGCACTGCAACGTGCCAAATCAATTACGGATCTTGATCTTGAGGATGTGAAAACAATCAAGTTTGATGCTCCTTTGCCATCACACATGCAAAAGAGTTGGGACGCCTTGGGTTCCTAG
- the LOC113760492 gene encoding RNA pseudouridine synthase 4, mitochondrial isoform X2, with protein sequence MADRSLLRRVILRSTPLGTVFALGKSRVLTCEEGRHLYSSTGCEKKLEPENEKTTISKKGNWYALPPFTPSVDGAALGKTIAHRQTEKKHKASDTTSTSTMTALKWVTRCCPELPRSLVQKLFRLRQVRRDSYNVEVQQRQLKRVAAKDLMNSGDRIVLPVSIQKVPSAKTDSTFSEEEMKFLHSMVLFKDPAVIVVNKPPGMPVQGGIGIKRSLDELAAKYLRFDDSESPRLVHRLDRDCSGILVMGRTQLSATTLHSIFREKTLEASEYVVVDNGKSDRITVVDDVQSSLAQYAVTEYEVIGSSCYGYSWLELSPLTGRKHQLRVHCAEVLGTPIVGDYKYGWQAHRNLKNPGPSALTWDHNEGLPEEGLDPFSLNLGNGSILDKQPRLHLHCREMVLPNISLALQRAKSITDLDLEDVKTIKFDAPLPSHMQKSWDALGS encoded by the exons ATGGCGGATCGCTCTCTACTCCGCCGAGTCATTCTCCGTTCCACACCGCTGGGCACTGTTTTCGCATTAGGAAAATCACGTGTCTTAACATGTGAGGAAGGGCGACATCTCTACAGCAGCACCGGTTGTGAAAAGAAATTGGAGCCCGAGAATGAGAAAACTACTATTAGCAAGAAAGGTAATTGGTACGCATTGCCGCCGTTTACTCCCTCCGTCGACGGCGCTGCTCTTGGGAAGACGATTGCTCACCGCCAAACCGAGAAGAAACATAAAGCCTCCGACACCACCTCCACCTCGACCATGACGGCGCTCAAGTGGGTTACGCGATGCTGCCCTGAGCTGCCTCGGTCTCTTGTACAGAAACTCTTCCGCTTAAGACAG GTTCGGAGAGATTCTTACAATGTTGAAGTTCAACAACGTCAGCTCAAGAGG GTAGCAGCCAAGGACTTGATGAATTCCGGAGACAGAATAGTCCTACCTGTATCAATTCAAAAGGTTCCCTCAGCAAAAACTGATAGCACTTTCagtgaagaagaaatgaaattccTTCATAGCATGGTTCTGTTTAAG GATCCAGCTGTTATTGTCGTAAATAAACCCCCTGGAATGCCTGTTCAG GGTGGTATAGGCATCAAAAGAAGTTTGGATGAACTGGCGGCTAAGTATTTAAGGTTTGATGATTCGGAGTCTCCGCGCCTG GTGCACAGACTTGATAGAGATTGTAGTGGCATATTAGTGATGGGGAGAACACAGTTGAGTGCTACTACTCTACATTCTATCTTCCGTGAGAAAACTCTTGAAGCATCTGAATAT GTGGTGGTGGACAATGGAAAATCTGACCGCATAACAGTTGTAGAtgatgttcaatcatcactgGCTCAGTATGCTGTGACAGAATATGAAGTTATTGGATCTTCTTGCTACG GCTACAGCTGGCTAGAGTTATCCCCTCTTACAGGCAGAAAGCACCAG CTACGTGTTCACTGTGCCGAGGTATTGGGTACACCAATAGTTGGGGATTACAAGTATGGCTGGCAAGCTCACAGGAACTTGAAAAATCCTGGTCCCTCTGCTCTCACTTGGGACCATAATGAGGGACTCCCTGAGGAAGGGCTAGATCCTTTCAGCCTTAATCTGGGTAATGGAAGCATCTTGGATAAGCAACCTCGCCTTCATCTGCACTGCAGAGAGATGGTCCTACCCAATATTTCTCTCGCACTGCAACGTGCCAAATCAATTACGGATCTTGATCTTGAGGATGTGAAAACAATCAAGTTTGATGCTCCTTTGCCATCACACATGCAAAAGAGTTGGGACGCCTTGGGTTCCTAG